In Stenotrophomonas sp. 169, one DNA window encodes the following:
- a CDS encoding 3-oxoacid CoA-transferase subunit B has translation MNRLSRQQMAARVARDIPEGAYVNLGIGLPTTVANFLPADKEILLQSENGLLGMGPAPDAGEEDPDLINAGKQPVTLLQGGCYFHHADSFAMMRGGHLDICVLGAFQVSAHGDLANWSTGAADAIPAVGGAMDLAIGAKQVFVMMDLLTKQGESKLVAECSYPLTGLRCVSRVYTDVGVFDVGAAGARVVEMVEGASLELLRELTGLPLQMAEGA, from the coding sequence ATGAACCGTCTGAGCCGCCAGCAGATGGCTGCACGCGTGGCGCGCGACATTCCCGAAGGGGCCTACGTCAACCTCGGCATCGGCCTGCCGACCACCGTGGCCAACTTCCTGCCGGCCGACAAGGAAATCCTGCTGCAGAGTGAGAACGGTCTGCTTGGGATGGGCCCTGCGCCCGATGCCGGCGAGGAAGACCCGGACCTGATCAATGCCGGCAAGCAGCCTGTGACGCTGTTGCAGGGTGGCTGCTATTTCCACCACGCCGATTCGTTCGCGATGATGCGCGGCGGCCACCTGGATATCTGCGTGCTCGGCGCCTTCCAGGTGTCGGCACACGGCGACCTGGCCAACTGGAGCACCGGGGCGGCCGATGCCATTCCCGCCGTCGGCGGTGCGATGGACCTGGCGATCGGTGCAAAGCAGGTGTTCGTGATGATGGACCTGCTGACCAAGCAGGGCGAGAGCAAGCTGGTTGCCGAATGCAGCTATCCCTTGACCGGCCTGCGCTGCGTATCGCGTGTGTATACCGATGTCGGCGTATTCGACGTGGGTGCCGCGGGTGCGCGCGTGGTGGAGATGGTCGAGGGCGCCAGCCTTGAGCTGCTGCGCGAGCTGACCGGCCTGCCGCTGCAGATGGCCGAAGGAGCCTGA